AGATGCTGATCTCTGAGATCCATATTGATTCTGAGCCTCACAATAGTAGCGTCCACTGTGACTGGAGTTAAAGCTGGAGATGATGAAACTCTGTCCAGATCCAACAGCTGAGGTTTGATTCTCCTTAAACCAGCTGAAGATCAGAGCAGGAGGGTTTGAGTCACTGCTGCAGCTCAGAgtcactgaatctccctccaaTATTTCACCAGACGCACTGATGGACACTGACACATTTTGAGGGGGATCTAGAGGAAAAATTGtatgggttttatttttttatctcacaattttcaAGAGGGTCTCTTATCAGTACCACCTTAATATCAGCGCAAATCTTAAAGAGAAGTTTCACCTTTCCGAACATTTTATCTATTCAGAAAAGGTTCTTCTTACATACtgttattaataaaactaatcaACAAGGACAATCAGCGATTGAAGATGACTGAGAATATGTGGACCGAAGTCTGGGTAGAAAGAGACCAGACTACTGCAGAACAAGTCTGATCTCCATCTTCATTTGTAAATTGGGCCAGTTTCTGAAtgatttatgtatattttgtttgtattgcaacaaacaattacattttaacaacagtttataataaaattttgaataaaattcaCGCAATTCAACCATTtcgtaagtcttcacacacacacacacacacacacacaaataattgttttatcaGAGCACATGCTATGAATGGCTTTCAAGCGTGAAAGTTGGTCTTTGCAGACAGATTGTGTAGTTACATAATTCACCAGCAGGGGCTCATATGCAAAACCCCTTGTATTCAAATGCAGAGAGATTTTGTGATTGGTTGTCTGGTTGAAGTATCTACTCACACATGACAGTGATGTTGACAGCAGGAGAGGGCAGGTGTTGATGTCCTCTGACGGCGCAGCTGTAACGGCCAGAATCACTGCGCTCTGACTGAAGCTGGAGTGTTTCGCTCTGGATCTTTAAAGCCTGTCCATTTTTGTACCAGATGAATCCGTCTGTCAGACTGCATGTGGTTTCACAGGTCAGATTGACTCTTTCTTTCTCCAGCACCAGCTGCGGTGCCTTTACCTGAAGAGCTGGAGAAACACATCTGTCTAACCAGGACcaagaaattaaattattaacagAAATGAAGGTGTGAAGTGGATTACCAGAAATTTTAAGCTGAATTCCTGGTTTGCCATACCATTTTTGTCCTTCAGTATTAGTTATTAATCTGAAACAATACTCGCTCTCATAATTTTCAGTGATGTTGTGCAGTCTGAGGACAGCagtttggttttgtctgtgttcaATGTATTCAACCCTGTGTTTATACTCGGGatattcttttaaacttttcataTCCGATCTCTTTATCCAGAATGTATCAATCAATTTATACTGCTGAGGGTACGTATACGAGCATGACATGTTTACTGTGGATCCTTTAAGAGCACATATTGATTGAGTTTCATAAATCACATTCCATTGTCCAAAAACTCCTGAAATACAAACATATTGAAGAACAGCAGTGAAACttgagtttttgaaaatgttaacaaTATAAATCAATTGTTGTGTACGGAGCcccgcacatgacatgcaagaaaaaaaataataaatt
The genomic region above belongs to Onychostoma macrolepis isolate SWU-2019 chromosome 01, ASM1243209v1, whole genome shotgun sequence and contains:
- the LOC131546555 gene encoding B-cell receptor CD22-like isoform X1; the encoded protein is MSCAGLRTQQLIYIVNIFKNSSFTAVLQYVCISGVFGQWNVIYETQSICALKGSTVNMSCSYTYPQQYKLIDTFWIKRSDMKSLKEYPEYKHRVEYIEHRQNQTAVLRLHNITENYESEYCFRLITNTEGQKWYGKPGIQLKISALQVKAPQLVLEKERVNLTCETTCSLTDGFIWYKNGQALKIQSETLQLQSERSDSGRYSCAVRGHQHLPSPAVNITVMYPPQNVSVSISASGEILEGDSVTLSCSSDSNPPALIFSWFKENQTSAVGSGQSFIISSFNSSHSGRYYCEAQNQYGSQRSASVSVSVKGDWNILYMIAVCVTAAIAAGFVLLFLIIIVHKRTKKINNDSKDTQQKKTSAGKASESGDAENASVQDDRDTDTKKPEEEEIEYASITIHHPATEAKSAASQETDLSVIYSSIR
- the LOC131546555 gene encoding B-cell receptor CD22-like isoform X2; translated protein: MKVRMTLSLPLIFLLMISGVFGQWNVIYETQSICALKGSTVNMSCSYTYPQQYKLIDTFWIKRSDMKSLKEYPEYKHRVEYIEHRQNQTAVLRLHNITENYESEYCFRLITNTEGQKWYGKPGIQLKISALQVKAPQLVLEKERVNLTCETTCSLTDGFIWYKNGQALKIQSETLQLQSERSDSGRYSCAVRGHQHLPSPAVNITVMYPPQNVSVSISASGEILEGDSVTLSCSSDSNPPALIFSWFKENQTSAVGSGQSFIISSFNSSHSGRYYCEAQNQYGSQRSASVSVSVKGDWNILYMIAVCVTAAIAAGFVLLFLIIIVHKRTKKINNDSKDTQQKKTSAGKASESGDAENASVQDDRDTDTKKPEEEEIEYASITIHHPATEAKSAASQETDLSVIYSSIR